The genomic window GTACAGGATATCATCATCTGTCAACTCGCCCCGGGCCACACCATCCTTGAAGAATGTCTCATTCTTTTTCCACTTCGCAAACTCAAAGAATGGTGCTCTTTTCTCCTTCAAGGCCTTATCGAAAATCTCCTTCAGATCCTTTGAATAGTCATCCTTCAAAGCTTTAGTAAAGAATTTGTGAACCTTGTCCACATCAATACCGCCCATTTCAAAACGCAGGCTCATTGGCTGATTCCGTCCCGTCGTTTCTGAGCCTTTTTCCGCAGGAACCCCCGCGAACCGTGAAAGCAAGGCATCTCCCGTGCCATCTATGAATGTCCTTGCCTGTATGCTGGCCAGCCCCTCCGGGGTCTGGACTACACAAGAGACAATCTTCCCCCCGCTGGTCACGGTGCCTGCCAAGGAAGCATTGTAGAGGATCTCTACCCCAGCCTCTTCGCACATTTCATCGTAGACATAGGAAAGATATTCCGGCACATATTGTGACCTGCCGCCGCCATAATAGGTATTAGTAGTTATGCCAAGGGAGGTCGAGGCCCCCTGTTTTTCCATGCGCTGGTTCAAATCCGTGATATAGGGCGTATCACTGCCATCCACAAAGGTAGGCATGCAAGGGAAGACACAGCCCTGGGTGGCCAGTCCGCCCAAGGAAATGCCACGCTCCACCAGGACAACTTTCACCCCTTTGCGGGCGGCGCTGACAGCAGCCGCCGTGCCAGCCGCACCGCCGCCGACTACGCAGACATCCGCATTGAAAAGCACGGGAAGCTCTGCATTGCTGAAATCCATCGTCTGTATCATGGAAGAAGCAGCCGCTGCTTTTGCCCCATTATCATTGAGCCCCAGCACCGTTCCAGCTGCGGCCAGGCCCATCAGCTTCATGAAATTGCGCCTGGATATTGGGATTGCAAATGATTTCTCCATAAACCTACCTCCGCTGCACCTCTATCACACTACATCAATACGCAGATAATATTCTATCTACATGTTCATTTTTCCTGCCTGCCCTTGTTTTACTATGCAGCTTTTTTCTCTCCATTTTTCTGCTGTCGTAAATCAAAACAACAGGGCGATAACTTCATCGTCCACTTGCGATGAAGTTATCGCCCTCTCTGTGGCTATGGCCTCATATATGTTTCCAAAAAGTCAAATACCCTTTGGAAATACTCCTGGGGTACAGTCTTTTTGGCATCGGCATGTCCTGCTCCAGCCACGATGAATTTCTCCTTGGC from Selenomonas sp. AB3002 includes these protein-coding regions:
- a CDS encoding FAD-dependent oxidoreductase, which produces MEKSFAIPISRRNFMKLMGLAAAGTVLGLNDNGAKAAAASSMIQTMDFSNAELPVLFNADVCVVGGGAAGTAAAVSAARKGVKVVLVERGISLGGLATQGCVFPCMPTFVDGSDTPYITDLNQRMEKQGASTSLGITTNTYYGGGRSQYVPEYLSYVYDEMCEEAGVEILYNASLAGTVTSGGKIVSCVVQTPEGLASIQARTFIDGTGDALLSRFAGVPAEKGSETTGRNQPMSLRFEMGGIDVDKVHKFFTKALKDDYSKDLKEIFDKALKEKRAPFFEFAKWKKNETFFKDGVARGELTDDDILYIQAFAIPGKPTVMSMNCPEMPPLSFSSTDAISYSKSVTFGRKMMRRLAGFFIKNIPGFEKAYISREASMVGVRESWRIHGKYYMDAEDYLKAHHFPDAVCRTAYPIDIHDVKLDLFKKLEKGQYYEIPYRALVTNEISNLLVVGRCASGSFAAQASFRIQPTCMSMGEAAGIAAAWGLSKGIPVSEIKWEEMPEEMRSYVSK